The following coding sequences lie in one Alloacidobacterium dinghuense genomic window:
- a CDS encoding S9 family peptidase encodes MTTATRLTPPVAKPQHTETALHGHTLVDNYAWLRDKESPDTLAYLKAENDYTTAVLEPTTELQEKLYREMLSHIKETDVSVPFRDGDYWYYTRTEEGLQYPIFCRKPGSLDAPEAVILDVNKLAEGESFMAVGATAVSDDGNLLAYSVDNKGFRQYTLQVKDLRTGELLSERVERVGSIVWATDNKTLFYTVEDEEQKRQYQLFRHTLSTSHAQDVLVYEETDERFNIGAGRTRDDKYIVLEAGSHTTSEAQFLPADTPEAAFRLVAPRRDNIEYYLDHRNGLFFIRVNDTGRNFRLVTVPVDSPEIVNWTEMLPHRADVMLEEVDLFKGFYVACERRDGLQHLRVLRFSGDGTETPNSVEIAFPEPVYSAHPHQNRIFDTTTYRYAYQSLVTPSSVYEYDVTTGESKLLKQLEIPGGFDRTLYASERVFASAADGVTVPVSLVYRKDKFERGKNPLYVYGYGSYGYSLPIGFNGNRLSLLDRGFVMAYAHIRGGGDLGKPWHDAGRLMQKRNTFTDFIAAAEYLLANGYGEPGRVAMEGGSAGGLLMGAVANIRPDLFRAVISHVPFVDVMNTMLDASLPLTVPEYEEWGNPNEKAAFDYMLSYSPYDNLEAKAYPAMLVKTSLYDSQVMYWEPAKYVAKLRTLKTDDNSLLLHTNMTAGHGGASGRYDYLKEIAMDYAFLLKQLNVA; translated from the coding sequence ATGACGACTGCGACACGCCTCACTCCTCCCGTGGCAAAGCCCCAACACACCGAAACCGCGCTGCACGGCCACACGCTGGTTGACAACTACGCGTGGCTCCGCGATAAAGAGAGCCCCGATACGCTCGCCTATCTCAAGGCAGAGAACGATTACACTACTGCGGTTCTTGAGCCGACGACGGAGCTGCAGGAGAAGCTCTATCGCGAGATGTTGAGCCACATCAAGGAGACCGACGTCTCGGTTCCCTTTCGCGATGGCGACTACTGGTACTACACGCGCACCGAAGAAGGGCTGCAGTATCCAATCTTTTGCCGTAAGCCGGGCTCCCTGGATGCTCCAGAAGCGGTGATTCTGGATGTGAACAAGCTCGCCGAGGGTGAGAGCTTCATGGCGGTCGGCGCGACAGCCGTCTCCGATGACGGCAACCTGCTCGCCTATTCGGTCGACAACAAGGGCTTCCGGCAGTACACGCTGCAGGTCAAGGATCTCCGCACAGGTGAGCTTCTCTCCGAGCGCGTCGAGCGCGTCGGTTCCATCGTCTGGGCCACAGATAACAAGACGCTCTTCTATACCGTCGAGGATGAGGAGCAGAAACGGCAGTATCAGCTTTTTCGTCACACGCTCAGCACTTCGCACGCGCAGGATGTGCTCGTTTACGAAGAAACGGACGAGCGCTTCAACATCGGTGCTGGACGCACGCGCGATGACAAATACATCGTGCTTGAGGCCGGAAGCCACACAACGAGCGAGGCGCAGTTCCTGCCAGCGGATACGCCAGAGGCCGCGTTTCGCCTGGTAGCTCCACGCCGTGACAACATTGAGTACTACCTCGACCACCGCAACGGGCTGTTCTTCATTCGCGTAAACGACACAGGCCGCAATTTCCGGCTGGTGACTGTTCCGGTGGATAGCCCGGAGATCGTGAACTGGACAGAAATGCTTCCCCACAGAGCCGATGTAATGCTTGAGGAAGTTGATCTATTCAAAGGATTCTACGTTGCCTGTGAACGCCGCGACGGCCTGCAACACTTGCGTGTGCTGCGCTTTTCCGGAGATGGCACGGAAACGCCGAACTCGGTGGAGATTGCTTTTCCCGAGCCGGTCTACAGCGCGCATCCGCATCAGAATCGCATCTTCGACACCACGACGTACCGCTACGCCTACCAGTCCCTGGTTACGCCGAGTTCGGTGTACGAATACGACGTCACGACCGGCGAATCGAAGCTGCTCAAGCAGCTTGAAATTCCCGGCGGCTTCGATCGCACGCTGTACGCTTCGGAGCGCGTCTTTGCCTCGGCTGCTGATGGCGTCACCGTTCCAGTTTCGCTGGTTTACCGGAAAGACAAATTTGAGCGCGGCAAGAATCCGCTCTACGTCTACGGCTACGGCTCGTACGGATATTCGCTGCCAATTGGATTTAACGGCAACCGCCTTAGCCTGCTCGACCGCGGCTTTGTGATGGCCTACGCGCATATTCGCGGCGGAGGCGATCTGGGCAAGCCGTGGCACGATGCCGGACGGCTGATGCAGAAGCGCAATACCTTCACCGACTTCATCGCCGCGGCCGAATACCTGCTCGCAAACGGCTACGGTGAACCCGGACGGGTTGCCATGGAAGGCGGCAGCGCTGGCGGATTGCTGATGGGCGCCGTCGCCAACATTCGTCCCGATCTCTTCCGCGCCGTGATTTCGCATGTTCCCTTTGTCGACGTGATGAACACCATGCTCGATGCCTCGCTACCGCTGACAGTTCCTGAATATGAAGAGTGGGGTAATCCGAATGAGAAAGCAGCATTCGACTACATGCTCAGCTACTCCCCGTATGACAACCTTGAGGCGAAGGCGTATCCAGCAATGCTGGTGAAGACGTCGCTCTACGACAGCCAGGTCATGTATTGGGAGCCAGCCAAGTATGTGGCGAAGCTGCGCACTCTCAAAACGGACGACAATTCCCTGCTGCTGCACACGAATATGACAGCCGGACATGGCGGCGCATCGGGACGCTACGACTATCTGAAGGAAATCGCGATGGACTACGCGTTTTTGCTGAAGCAACTGAACGTGGCTTGA